The Pyxidicoccus sp. MSG2 DNA segment CATCAGGCCCGGCGCTTCCCGATGATTGAGCGCCCCACCGAGTTCGGCGCCTACGTGCTGCGCGGCCACGGCCGGATTCGCGTCTACCTCTCGGGCGCGGACCGCATCGGCGGGCGGCTGTACAGCGGCGTGCGGGACAGGGTGATGGCGGATGTCGCGCGGGGCTTCGCGCCCGTGGCGCACGTGCACAACCATCCGTTCATGTTCGACCGGAAGCCCGGAGACCGCATGTGGACCACGCCCGAGACGGTGAACGACGTCGGCGGAGGCGTGGCCCCCAGCCTCACTGACGTGCAGGCGTACCGCCGCATGCGCGAGGCCTTCGGGCTCCAGGGGGCGTGGGTGACCAACGGGCTCGACACCGGCCGCTACTCCTCCGAGGACTTCGACCGGCTCTCCGCGTGGGATTGACGCGCTCCCTGGGGACCTCCGGGGATGGCCACGAGCTGCCGGTACTGGCGCGGGCTCAGGCCCGTCACCTGCTTGAACTGGCGTGACAGCGCGCTCTGGTCGCAGAACCCCACCGCCAGGGAGATGGCGGCGATGGACTGCTCCGAGCCCACCAGCCGCTCCGCCGCCGCGTCGATGCGCGTCTTCATGATGAACTGCCCGGCGGAGAGCTGGAAGATGCGCCGCATCCGTCGCTCGAACTGCGCGGCGGACATCCCAGACCTCCGCGCCAGCGCGTCGATACGCAGCCGCTCCCCGTAGTGCGCCTGGATGTGGTCGATGGTCGCCGCGAAGCGCTCATCCACGCGCCCGGCACGCCCGGGTTCGTGCACGTCCCTGGACAGGCAGGCGAGTCCCATCACCGCCCCCGCGGCGTCGAACAGCGGCACCTTGCTTGTCAGGCACCAGCCCGGCTTCCGGTTGTTGAAGAGCGTCA contains these protein-coding regions:
- a CDS encoding AraC family transcriptional regulator, which codes for METTKARADLEQWRADFMGKVANPLFAEALFDRVPDIVFSVKDTRGRYVCISEACAERCGLDSKAAAVGRTAHDLFPRHMADRYVRQDQRVFRTGRALVDNLDLTLFNNRKPGWCLTSKVPLFDAAGAVMGLACLSRDVHEPGRAGRVDERFAATIDHIQAHYGERLRIDALARRSGMSAAQFERRMRRIFQLSAGQFIMKTRIDAAAERLVGSEQSIAAISLAVGFCDQSALSRQFKQVTGLSPRQYRQLVAIPGGPQGARQSHAESRSKSSEE